A DNA window from Drosophila biarmipes strain raj3 chromosome 2R, RU_DBia_V1.1, whole genome shotgun sequence contains the following coding sequences:
- the LOC108036420 gene encoding charged multivesicular body protein 4c, translating into MSFFGKMFGGKKEVAPTTGEAIQKLRETENMLIKKQEFLEAKIEDELNIARKNASKNKRVALQALKKKKRLEKQLQQIDGTLSTIEMQREALESANTNTAVLTTMKNAADALKTAHQNMDVDKVHDMMDDIAEQQDVAREISDAISNPVAFGADLDDEDLERELDELEQENFDKEIIGIPEPAPTLPEAPTEDLPEKAKEKKKAATTAATAADDDDPDMKMLLSWSN; encoded by the exons ATGAGTTTCTTCGGGAAGATGTTCGGTGGCAAGAAGGAGGTGGCCCCCACCACCGGCGAGGCGATACAGAAGCTGCGCGAGACGGAGAACATGCTCATCAAGAAGCAGGAGTTCCTGGAGGCCAAGATCGAGGACGAGCTGAATATAGCCCGCAAGAATGCGTCCAAAAACAAAAGAG TGGCCCTGCAAGCCCTCAAAAAGAAGAAGCGGCTGGagaagcagctgcagcagatcGATGGCACACTGTCCACCATCGAGATGCAGCGGGAGGCCTTGGAGAGCGCCAACACGAACACTGCCGTCTTGACCACGATGAAGAATGCCGCGGATGCCCTCAAGACAGCCCATCAGAACAT GGATGTGGACAAGGTGCACGACATGATGGACGACATTGCCGAGCAGCAGGACGTGGCCCGGGAGATCTCCGATGCCATTTCCAACCCAGTGGCCTTCGGGGCCGACCTCGACGACGAGGATCTCGAGCGGGAACTCGATGAGCTGGAACAGGAGAACTTTGATAAGGAAATCATTGGTATTCCCGAGCCGGCGCCCACATTGCCCGAAGCGCCCACAGAAGACTTGCCCGAGAAGGCCAAGGAGAAGAAGAAGGCGGCTACCACGGCAGCTACAGCTGCTGATGATG ACGATCCAGACATGAAGATGCTGCTATCCTGGTCCAACTAA
- the LOC108036658 gene encoding uncharacterized protein LOC108036658 translates to MVEKASNAFTLEKLRNLQWQKVFHMFYIEPVVFMLLFSHTLSGTIQRNQVIYQTCTVIFHYNESDCKQLDVKNASAEINAIETELQPYVANLFLTRTLLESIVPAFCGLFIGSWSDHYGRKPLLIVSMIGFSASFLMMAAICELSSYYVVIPWWYILAAVPHSLLGGNCVFSVAAFCFISDITDCKSRPYRMIFMESLFFIGLTSGSLLSSFVYAAVGSAATIGLSGCIVTFATLFIIFFVPESLHYHQQQEAKNAIAANGGKDCKEKDVPITACDLQLDRVAIDCPPNFMDSGEPEKDKKMELPTPATPAMSFDEDLLAKYVERLPQKAAEAELKRKQAKERSKKAGLFSVVHIRDMISTCFKRRDHHARAIIWLVTLAMFLSIFVFDGVMTVMYLFVREKFHWTVRDYTFFETVSHLVPMIGALIGFLILRKIFRLSVVTLALLAFFSEILNNLAKGFATMPWHMYLSVTLGVFRSISGPMCRTIVSNIVPPSDLGKIFSIKNVLQSFAPFVAAPLYTLIYKRSLTTYPGLFNFVSSFLYLLSFVFIGYVLRIKYRHKDHYAKVLK, encoded by the exons ATGGTGGAGAAGGCCTCGAATGCGTTTACGCTGGAAAAGCTCCGAAATCTGCAATGGCAGAAGGTGTTTCATATGTTCTACATAGAACCGGTTGTCTTCATGCTGCTGTTCTCGCACACGCTATCGG GCACTATCCAGCGCAACCAGGTCATCTACCAGACGTGCACGGTGATCTTTCACTACAATGAGTCCGACTGCAAGCAACTGGACGTGAAGAACGCCAGCGCCGAGATAAAT GCCATCGAGACGGAGCTGCAGCCGTATGTGGCCAACCTGTTCCTCACTCGCACCCTCCTGGAGAGCATTGTCCCAGCCTTCTGCGGCCTGTTCATCGGCTCCTGGTCGGATCACTACGGCCGCAAGCCCCTGCTAATTGTTTCTATGATAG GGTTCTCCGCCTCCTTCCTGATGATGGCCGCCATCTGCGAGCTGTCCAGCTACTACGTGGTGATTCCCTGGTGGTACATCCTGGCCGCAGTGCCCCACTCCTTGCTCGGTGGTAATTGCGTCTTCTCAGTGGCCGCCTTCTGCTTCATCTCGGACATCACGGACTGCAAGTCGCGTCCCTACCGCATGATCTTTATGGAGTCGCTTTTCTTCATCGGCCTGACTAGTGGATCCCTACTGTCCAGCTTCGTGTACGCTGCTGTGGGTTCGGCGGCGACCATTGGCCTTTCCGGCTGCATCGTGACCTTCGCCACGTTATTCATAATCTTCTTTGTGCCGGAGAGCTTGCACTATCATCAACAACAAGAAGCCAAGAACGCGATCGCTGCGAATGGGGGGAAGGACTGCAAGGAGAAGGACGTGCCGATCACCGCCTGCGATCTGCAACTGGATCGCGTGGCCATCGACTGTCCACCGAATTTCATGGACTCTGGGGAGCCGGAGAAGGATAAGAAGATGGAACTGCCCACGCCGGCAACACCGGCAATGAGCTTTGACGAAGATCTTCTGGCCAAGTACGTGGAGCGACTGCCGCAAaaggcggcggaggcggagcTAAAGCGCAAGCAGGCGAAGGAGCGGTCCAAGAAAGCGGGTCTGTTCAGTGTGGTGCACATCAGAGACATGATTAGCACCTGCTTCAAGCGGCGCGATCATCACGCGCGTGCCATCATCTGGCTTGTCACCCTTGCCATGTTCCTGTCCATCTTTGTCTTCG ATGGCGTGATGACTGTAATGTATCTGTTCGTGCGGGAGAAATTCCACTGGACGGTGCGGGATTACACGTTCTTCGAAACAGTCAGCCACCTGGTGCCCATGATTGGCGCACTTATTGGATTCCTGATCCTGCGGAAG ATCTTTCGCCTGTCGGTTGTGACCTTAGCTCTGCTGGCCTTCTTCTCGGAGATTCTAAACAATCTGGCTAAGGGCTTTGCAACGATGCCCTGGCACATGTACCTTTCGGTTACCCTAGGAGTGTTCCGCTCCATCTCAGGCCCCATGTGTCGCACTATAGTATCGAATATAGTACCTCCCTCGGATCTGG GCAAGATTTTCTCCATCAAGAATGTTTTGCAGTCGTTTGCGCCATTCG TGGCAGCTCCCCTCTATACCCTCATCTACAAGCGATCGCTCACCACCTACCCGGGTCTGTTCAACTTCGTCAGCTCGTTCCTGTACCTGCTCTCATTCGTCTTTATCGG GTACGTCTTGCGGATCAAATATAGGCACAAAGATCACTACGCCAAGGTTCTGAAGTGA
- the LOC108036417 gene encoding proton-coupled folate transporter, translated as MPRSDTEALVADVETGEDSAPRILDASSAVAGDQEQVDPPPVPPPHDYNSYRWFILEPAVFLIFFARYLIGAVYQNQILYQTCVTIEKFNATQCEPLLGIDRGSAADKEVEVIVQTYSANIMMTTSLLESIIPAFASLFLGPWSDKFGRRPILLTTFTGYLSGALILIVITYITRSTNISPWWFLLSSVPSVLSGGTCALITGIYCYISDVAKERKKALRMVLNEASLCAGMMVGNVASGYIYAATNALVLFSIAGCLMMLALMYVFLFVPESLNPADIHTGSRIREFFRFDLVKDLIRTCFKRRPNFDRAIIWLTMIALTIAIFDMEGEGTVNYMFMQDQFNWTIKDFSLFNASRIVIQIIGSIVGMVVLRRFLKMSIVTMAMLSLACCVLESTVRATAVYWQEMYLGMTLGMMRGVMGPMCRAILSHVAPATEVGKIFALTTSMESVSPLGAAPLYTTVYKATLEFYPGAFNFISAVLYFVCYILIAVIFGIQKSMGSSSIYQAIGS; from the exons ATGCCCCGCTCCGATACCGAGGCCCTGGTGGCCGATGTGGAGACTGGAGAAGATTCGGCGCCACGTATTCTGGACGCCTCTTCTGCGGTGGCCGGTGACCAGGAGCAGGTGGACCCGCCTCCAGTTCCGCCGCCTCATGACTACAACAGCTACCGCTGGTTCATCCTGGAGCCCGCAGTTTTTCTCATCTTCTTCGCTAGATACTTAATCG GGGCggtttatcaaaatcaaatcCTCTACCAGACCTGCGTCACCATCGAGAAATTCAATGCCACGCAATGTGAGCCGTTGCTGGGCATCGATCGCGGATCGGCCGCGGATAAA GAAGTCGAGGTGATAGTACAGACCTATTCGGCGAATATCATGATGACAACCTCATTGCTCGAGAGCATAATACCAGCCTTTGCGAGTCTGTTTCTGGGACCCTGGTCCGACAAGTTCGGCAGGCGACCCATCCTGCTGACCACTTTTACGG GTTACCTCTCTGGCGCTCTCATACTGATAGTTATTACCTATATAACCAGATCCACAAACATTAGCCCTTGGTGGTTCCTTCTATCCTCTGTACCTTCGGTCTTGAGCGGTGGAACTTGCGCTTTGATCACGGGAATCTATTGCTACATATCCGATGTGGCCAAGGAGCGAAAGAAGGCTTTAAG AATGGTTCTCAATGAGGCCTCCCTGTGCGCTGGCATGATGGTGGGTAATGTGGCCAGTGGATACATCTATGCCGCTACGAATGCCTTAGTTCTTTTCTCCATAGCTGGATGCCTGATGATGCTTGCCCTGATGTATGTCTTTTTGTTTGTGCCAGAGAGCCTAAACCCCGCCGATATACACACGGGA TCGCGTATCCGTGAGTTCTTCCGTTTTGATTTGGTCAAGGATTTGATTCGCACCTGCTTCAAAAGGCGACCCAACTTTGATCGCGCCATCATCTGGCTTACTATGATTGCCCTGACGATAGCCATCTTCGATATGG AGGGCGAGGGCACTGTCAACTACATGTTCATGCAGGATCAGTTCAACTGGACCATCAAGGACTTCAGCCTGTTCAACGCATCCCGCATTGTGATCCAGATTATTGGCAGCATCGTCGGCATGGTGGTACTGCGAAGGTTCCTGAAGATGTCCATCGTGACAATGGCCATGCTTTCGCTGGCCTGCTGCGTCCTGGAGAGCACGGTGCGAGCCACGGCAGTCTACTGGCAGGAGATGTACCTGGGCATGACACTGGGAATGATGCGGGGCGTCATGGGCCCCATGTGCCGTGCGATTCTGTCGCACGTTGCGCCCGCCACGGAAGTGG GCAAGATTTTCGCTCTGACCACGTCCATGGAATCGGTGTCGCCACTCGGAGCTGCTCCTCTGTACACAACCGTCTACAAAGCAACGTTGGAATTCTACCCCGGAGCTTTCAACTTCATCAGCGCCGTTCTATACTTTGTTTGCTACATTCTGATAGC TGTGATTTTCGGAATCCAGAAGTCGATGGGCAGCAGCAGTATCTACCAGGCTATTGGCAGTTAG
- the LOC108036418 gene encoding proton-coupled folate transporter, which yields MPRDDEEPIIGSDDEALETGVIAPPTSRFFGSSASWLKRPRSLILEPAVFLAFFGRFLTDAVYQNQILYQTCVTVMEYNATECEPFLGTDRASAEVKKIEGQVQEYASTITMISSMLESTVPAIVSLFLGPWSDKFGRRPILLSTFTGYLVSAIILIVLTQITAATNISPWWFLLSSTPSVFSGGTCALITILYCHVSDVATEDKRAMRMVTMEAALGLGMMAGGVASGYIYAATGASTLFILVGSIISIALIYVYFFVPESLKSEDLQTGSRIREFFRLDLVKVLVKTCIRKRENYDRAIIWFVMMSLTLCVFAMEGENTVNYMFMRKQFDYTVQDYSVFNAARVVIQVVGSTIAMILLRRLLGVSTIMMTLLAFACCVLESTVRATAVYGSEMYLALILGMMRGVMSPMSKAILSHVTPSSELGKIFSLTTSLQSISPLGAAPLYTAVYQATVNFYPGIFNFISVALYFMCYCMSAAVFGIQKSMGSDSAYQAIGS from the exons ATGCCGCGGGATGACGAGGAGCCCATCATTGGCAGTGACGATGAGGCTCTGGAAACCGGAGTGATAGCCCCACCCACCAGTCGTTTTTTCGGCAGCTCAGCCAGCTGGCTAAAACGACCCCGCTCGCTGATCCTAGAGCCCGCCGTGTTTCTGGCGTTCTTTGGCAGATTCCTGACAG ATGCCGTCTATCAGAACCAGATTCTCTACCAAACCTGCGTCACGGTCATGGAATACAATGCAACCGAGTGCGAGCCATTTCTCGGCACGGATCGTGCCTCCGCTGAGGTTAAG AAGATCGAGGGGCAAGTTCAGGAGTATGCCTCCACCATCACGATGATAAGCTCGATGCTCGAGAGCACCGTGCCCGCCATAGTGAGTCTCTTCCTGGGACCCTGGTCGGATAAGTTCGGCAGAAGGCCCATCCTGCTGTCCACATTCACAG GCTACTTGGTCAGTGCCATTATCTTGATAGTGCTTACCCAGATAACGGCGGCTACCAACATCAGCCCCTGGTGGTTCCTGTTGTCCTCCACGCCCTCGGTCTTCAGCGGGGGCACTTGCGCCCTCATCACCATCTTGTACTGCCATGTTTCCGATGTGGCCACCGAGGATAAGCGTGCTATGAG AATGGTGACCATGGAAGCTGCCCTAGGGCTGGGTATGATGGCTGGCGGAGTGGCCAGCGGTTACATCTATGCCGCCACCGGAGCGTCCACCCTCTTCATCTTGGTGGGCTCCATCATCTCCATAGCGCTTATCTACGTCTACTTCTTTGTGCCAGAGAGTCTCAAGTCTGAAGATTTGCAAACTGGG TCCCGCATTCGAGAGTTCTTCCGCCTGGATCTGGTGAAGGTTCTTGTGAAGACCTGCATTAGAAAACGCGAGAACTACGATAGGGCTATCATCTGGTTTGTCATGATGTCGCTGACCTTGTGCGTTTTCGCTATGG AGGGCGAGAACACGGTGAACTACATGTTCATGCGGAAGCAGTTCGACTACACAGTCCAGGACTATAGTGTCTTCAATGCGGCGAGGGTCGTCATCCAAGTGGTGGGCAGCACCATCGCCATGATCCTGTTGCGCCGTCTTCTGGGAGTGTCCACCATCATGATGACGCTCCTGGCCTTCGCCTGCTGCGTCCTCGAGAGCACGGTCAGGGCCACGGCCGTATATGGCAGCGAGATGTACCTGGCCCTGATCCTGGGCATGATGCGCGGAGTTATGTCGCCCATGAGCAAGGCCATCCTTTCGCACGTGACGCCCAGCTCGGAATTGG GTAAAATCTTCTCCCTAACCACTTCGCTGCAGTCCATCTCCCCCCTGGGAGCTGCCCCTCTTTATACGGCTGTTTACCAGGCCACAGTTAATTTTTATCCCGGCATCTTCAATTTCATCAGCGTGGCACTGTACTTCATGTGCTACTGCATGTCGGC AGCGGTCTTTGGCATTCAAAAATCCATGGGTAGCGATAGTGCCTACCAGGCCATCGGAAGCTGA
- the LOC108036419 gene encoding pre-mRNA-splicing factor 38 produces the protein MANRTVKEAKNVHGTNPQYLIEKIIRSRIYDSKYWKEQCFALTAELLVDKAMELRFVGGVYGGNIKPTQFLCLTLKMLQIQPEKDIVVEFIKNEEFKYVRALGAFYLRLTGAALDCYKYLEPLYIDNRKLRRQNRAGQFEIVYMDEYIDELLRNDRVCDIILPRIQKRSILEENNEIEPKVSVLDEDLDDEVPSDEEKADDASRPKENSSVRRPRRARSKSRSRSRERERRSGQGNNARSRDYYDELEDYDRQRNRARNRDNQNEDYERRQTSGRQDREKERQDRDRIRERDRNGDRDRRERERERERERERDRGRHDQRERERDSRGERERRRY, from the coding sequence ATGGCCAACCGCACGGTGAAGGAGGCCAAAAACGTGCACGGCACCAATCCGCAGTACCTCATCGAGAAGATCATTCGCTCGAGGATCTACGACTCCAAGTACTGGAAGGAGCAGTGCTTCGCCCTCACGGCGGAACTGCTGGTGGACAAGGCCATGGAGCTGCGATTCGTAGGCGGCGTCTATGGCGGCAACATCAAGCCCACCCAGTTTCTCTGCCTCACGCTCAAGATGCTGCAAATCCAGCCGGAGAAGGACATCGTGGTGGAGTTCATCAAGAACGAGGAGTTTAAGTATGTGCGTGCCCTGGGAGCCTTCTACCTCCGGCTCACGGGCGCAGCTCTGGACTGCTACAAGTACCTGGAGCCCCTTTACATCGACAACCGCAAGCTGCGCCGCCAGAATCGCGCCGGCCAATTTGAGATAGTCTACATGGACGAGTACATAGACGAGCTGCTGCGCAACGACCGCGTCTGCGACATCATACTGCCCCGCATCCAGAAGCGCTCCATTCTGGAGGAGAACAACGAGATCGAGCCCAAGGTGTCGGTGCTGGACGAGGACTTGGACGACGAGGTGCCCAGCGACGAGGAGAAGGCAGACGATGCGAGCCGCCCCAAAGAGAACTCCTCAGTGCGGAGGCCGCGAAGAGCCCGCTCCAAGTCCAGGTCGCGCAGTCGGGAGCGCGAGCGGAGATCTGGCCAGGGAAACAATGCCCGCTCCCGGGACTACTACGACGAGCTGGAGGACTATGACCGCCAGCGAAACCGGGCGCGCAATCGGGACAACCAGAACGAGGACTACGAACGCCGGCAGACCAGTGGCCGTCAGGACCGGGAGAAGGAGCGCCAGGATCGGGACAGAATAAGAGAGCGGGACAGGAACGGGGACAGAGATCGCCGGGAAAGGGAGAGGGAGCGGGAACGGGAACGCGAACGCGACCGTGGACGTCATGATCAGCGGGAGCGGGAACGGGATTCACGTGGAGAACGCGAGCGGCGACGCTACTAA
- the LOC108036291 gene encoding proton-coupled folate transporter → MDESPHAHENLVAKAQRSAARDPESNSIRSEESLGGSLKSDVPVIAENTELPGDPPASNHQSPCIYLLEPFILVLLFAYNFSSTVLKNEVIYQSCTAGFGYPDSICQLLGTKNATNETKRIEELVQPYAARVTLAMRLVECFVPAFCGLFAGSWADRYGRKPLLMGSFLGYGLQYLISAAISYRAMQTHGLVSPWWYVLSIVPLSCLGSSVTYSVAAVCFISDVSEGRVRSYRLIAYELAIYVGLFLGSFGSGYAYEDTNSYIVFSISALAIFAALFLMTALLPESLPLRNRTQPTSTAGSSVFSLLKNLWSTCTKPREHKNRFILLTIMVVLWLTAFVSDGSNSVFYKFMRIKFHWTVKQFTEYETVSILVPAVAGSGGVLFLWSLRMCTKSAVLWLALVSLLSHCSSSLMKAFALVSWQIYVAIGLGVFKSLVNPMCRTMITNLLPADERGKIFALLGVLQALSPLISSTLCVAIYTRTLDTEPGIFNVFSAFLYGIAIILLGIVWHQKSRNQVYYEPVFK, encoded by the exons ATGGACGAGAGCCCTCATGCCCATGAAAATCTGGTTGCCAAAGCCCAGAGATCCGCTGCTAGAGATCCTGAGTCTAATAGCATAAGGAGCGAGGAGAGTCTGGGTGGAAGCCTTAAATCGGATGTGCCAGTCATTGCCGAGAACACGGAACTCCCAGGAGATCCTCCGGCGTCAAACCACCAATCACCGTGTATATATCTACTCGAGCCCTTCATTTTAGTCCTGCTTTTTGCGTACAACTTCTCGT CCACCGTTTTGAAGAATGAAGTCATATACCAGAGCTGCACAGCGGGTTTCGGTTATCCTGATAGCATTTGCCAGCTGCTGGGTACTAAGAATGCAACGAATGAGACAAAg agAATTGAGGAGCTGGTGCAACCATATGCTGCCCGGGTGACTTTGGCAATGAGGCTAGTGGAGTGTTTCGTTCCAGCTTTCTGTGGACTCTTTGCCGGATCCTGGGCGGATCGCTATGGCCGCAAGCCTCTGCTCATGGGCTCTTTTCTAG GCTACGGCCTGCAGTATCTCATTTCAGCTGCAATATCTTACCGTGCCATGCAGACTCACGGCCTGGTTAGTCCCTGGTGGTATGTGCTCTCCATTGTGCCACTCTCCTGCTTGGGAAGCAGTGTCACCTACTCCGTGGCCGCTGTTTGCTTCATCAGCGATGTCTCGGAGGGCCGAGTTCGATCTTATAG GTTGATCGCCTACGAACTGGCCATATATGTGGGCCTGTTCCTTGGTAGCTTCGGTTCAGGTTACGCCTATGAGGACACCAATTCCTACATTGTTTTTAGTATTTCCGCCTTGGCCATTTTCGCGGCTCTCTTCCTGATGACGGCTCTTCTTCCGGAGAGTTTGCCACTCAGGAACCGAACACAACCAACCTCAACGGCTGGCAGTAGTGTGTTCTCTCTACTGAAGAACTTGTGGAGCACCTGCACGAAGCCCCGGGAGCACAAGAATCGCTTTATTTTGCTCACCATTATGGTAGTGCTGTGGCTTACCGCCTTTGTCTCAG ATGGTAGCAATTCTGTGTTCTACAAGTTTATGAGGATCAAGTTCCATTGGACCGTGAAGCAGTTTACCGAATACGAGACGGTGAGCATTTTGGTTCCTGCAGTGGCCGGTTCCGGTGGAGTTCTCTTCCTTTGGTCCCTGAGGATG TGCACTAAATCGGCTGTTCTGTGGCTGGCCTTGGTATCCCTTCTGAGCCACTGCTCCAGCAGCCTTATGAAGGCTTTTGCCCTGGTGAGCTGGCAGATCTATGTGGCCATAGGACTGGGCGTGTTCAAGTCCCTTGTGAATCCCATGTGTCGCACCATGATCACCAATCTGCTGCCTGCTGATGAAAGGG GTAAAATCTTCGCCCTCCTTGGTGTCCTGCAAGCTCTCTCCCCCTTAATATCATCCACTCTGTGCGTTGCGATATACACCCGTACATTGGACACCGAGCCGGGTATTTTCAACGTGTTTAGCGCCTTTCTCTATGGCATAGCCATTATTCTCCTGGG CATTGTTTGGCATCAGAAGTCGAGAAATCAGGTGTACTACGAACCGGTCTTTAAGTGA
- the LOC108036188 gene encoding mucin-2-like, translated as MLKNFGKHSTKFYPSGNRDSQWVWHSVPIDEVENFQVVFTVTDPASPRGDIVIDDVKLMNGTCRDSSDQNIPYFLVTPTTTYEAAEPPTTTRNTTETFVPSTNTNKTTQSFEPTTTNKNMSTNKTTEFSVPSTNTNETTESSVPSTNTNETTESSTLMKPPNLPYRRRILMNPPNLPYR; from the exons ATGTTGAAGAATTTTGGAAAACA CTCAACCAAATTCTACCCGTCGGGCAATCGAGACTCCCAGTGGGTTTGGCATTCGGTCCCCATCGACGAAGTGGAGAACTTCCAGGTGGTTTTCACAGTCACGGACCCTGCATCGCCACGTGGAGACATTGTCATTGACGATGTAAAATTGATGAATGGAACATGTAGAGACAGCTCAGATCAAAATATCCCCTACTTTTTAGTAACGCCGACTACCACTTACGAAGCCGCCGAGCCACCTACGACCACCCGAAACACCACCGAGACTTTCGTACCGTCGACGAACACTAACAAAACCACCCAGTCTTTCGAGCCTActacaacaaataaaaacatgaGCACTAACAAAACCACCGAATTTTCCGTACCgtcgacgaacactaacgaaaccaccgaatcttccgtaccgtcgacgaacactaacgaaaccaccgaatcttcT ACACTAATgaaaccaccgaatcttccgtaccgtcgacGAATACTAATGAATccaccgaatcttccgtaccgttgA